The Treponema rectale genome includes a window with the following:
- a CDS encoding restriction endonuclease subunit S, which produces MAASKIENAPWVRLGDYIIECDERNSNSIYGIDDVRGISIEKKLIFTKADMNGVSLSPYKIMKPNDFCYVTVTSRNGNKISLAMNDTKSTFILSSSYIVFRSKDENILLPEYLYLLLSRTEFDRYSRFNSWGSARETFDWSEMCRVKIPLPSIETQRELVAVYNGLKELAEENEKLLEPLSKSCEAFIVDCKKKYAKKRLGDLIAIDEKINSENRNLEFLGINRDKSFMPSVATTEGLDKSKYKVISKGKFVFSGMQTGRDVCIRFGLYNETVDGLVSPAYTTYSVVDKNILPEYLMMNFKRSEMDRLGWFLSDSSVRSNLDFDRFHDIQIPIPLIQIQQKIVDLYNCYEECKRIANEAREKISNLCPALVQKAAHSR; this is translated from the coding sequence ATGGCTGCAAGTAAGATTGAAAACGCACCTTGGGTTAGACTTGGGGATTATATTATTGAATGTGATGAACGAAACAGTAACTCAATATATGGTATTGATGATGTACGCGGAATAAGCATTGAAAAAAAATTGATTTTTACAAAAGCAGATATGAATGGAGTTTCTTTAAGTCCATATAAAATTATGAAACCCAATGATTTCTGCTACGTAACCGTTACTTCTAGAAATGGCAATAAGATTTCACTTGCTATGAATGATACGAAATCAACCTTTATTCTTTCATCATCTTATATTGTTTTTCGTTCAAAAGATGAAAACATTCTTTTACCAGAATATCTATATCTTCTTTTAAGCCGAACTGAATTTGACCGCTATTCAAGATTTAATTCATGGGGAAGCGCACGAGAAACTTTTGATTGGTCAGAAATGTGTCGTGTAAAAATCCCGCTTCCATCAATCGAAACACAAAGAGAACTCGTTGCAGTTTACAATGGCTTAAAAGAACTTGCCGAAGAAAACGAAAAACTTCTGGAGCCACTTTCAAAAAGCTGTGAAGCATTCATTGTTGATTGCAAGAAGAAGTATGCGAAAAAGCGTTTGGGTGATTTGATTGCAATAGACGAAAAAATCAATTCCGAAAATCGAAATTTAGAATTTTTAGGTATTAACCGTGATAAAAGTTTTATGCCTTCTGTGGCAACCACAGAAGGACTTGATAAATCAAAATACAAAGTTATTTCAAAAGGAAAATTTGTATTTTCAGGTATGCAGACTGGTCGTGATGTATGTATTCGTTTCGGGCTCTATAATGAAACGGTAGATGGGTTGGTATCACCGGCCTATACAACATATTCTGTAGTAGATAAAAACATACTGCCTGAATATTTAATGATGAATTTCAAACGTTCTGAAATGGATCGCCTAGGTTGGTTTCTAAGTGATTCAAGCGTGCGTTCAAATCTTGATTTTGATAGATTTCACGATATTCAGATTCCTATACCGCTAATCCAAATCCAGCAAAAAATCGTAGACCTCTACAACTGCTACGAAGAATGCAAACGCATAGCAAATGAAGCAAGAGAAAAAATAAGCAACCTCTGCCCGGCTTTGGTACAGAAAGCGGCGCATAGCAGGTAG
- a CDS encoding Fic family protein — protein sequence MEFSRAEKLDKIRQIGETVSVEFKRCGGNIEHDVYETVCSFSNRFGGDIYLGILDDGTVNGVPEKSAPSMIKNFITVLANPNLFSPTLTLDPEIITYEGKTLIHIHVPVSGDVISFKKVIYNRVNDSDVKVSSTSDIAQMYIRKQEIFTERKVYPYVHFEDLRLDLLPLVRTMAKNNFAGSHPWEKLNDEELLKSAGLYTEDRVTGEKGFNLAAVMLLGKDEVIRDVAPTYSTDALLRKVNVDRYDDRLIVETNLIESYDRLFEFATKHLLDKFYLEDGKIRLSLRNILAREMIVNTLMHREFSSGYQAKFIIEKDRMYVENANRAIKDGIITPENLEPYAKNPVIASFFRNIGYSDKLGSGVRKLFKYSYKYSGANPEFSEGDVFRITVPLNDEFSWDAQKTLTLKTEQVTEQVTEQVTEQVKKLVECLKPCPLSTKEILQELGLKHRPTLMNDYIKPAMALGLIEMTQPDSPKSPTQKYKVKL from the coding sequence ATGGAATTTAGCAGAGCAGAGAAACTTGATAAAATAAGACAAATTGGAGAAACGGTTTCTGTTGAATTCAAGCGTTGTGGCGGAAATATTGAACACGATGTTTACGAAACTGTTTGTTCGTTCTCAAATAGATTTGGCGGAGATATTTATCTTGGAATCCTTGATGACGGAACCGTAAATGGTGTGCCGGAAAAATCTGCTCCTTCGATGATTAAGAATTTCATCACGGTTTTGGCAAATCCAAATCTTTTTTCTCCAACACTTACGCTTGATCCAGAAATTATCACTTATGAAGGAAAAACTCTTATTCACATTCATGTGCCTGTTTCGGGCGATGTGATTAGTTTTAAAAAGGTGATATATAATCGCGTTAATGATTCAGATGTAAAAGTTTCTTCTACCTCAGATATTGCGCAAATGTACATCCGCAAGCAGGAAATCTTTACGGAACGCAAAGTTTATCCTTATGTTCATTTTGAAGATTTGAGACTGGATTTACTTCCGCTTGTTAGAACCATGGCAAAAAATAATTTCGCAGGAAGTCATCCCTGGGAAAAATTAAATGATGAGGAACTTTTGAAAAGTGCGGGACTTTACACAGAGGACCGGGTTACTGGAGAGAAGGGGTTTAATCTTGCCGCAGTTATGCTTCTTGGAAAAGATGAAGTGATTCGTGATGTCGCTCCAACTTATTCAACAGATGCCTTGCTTAGAAAAGTGAATGTTGACCGTTATGACGACAGGTTGATTGTGGAGACGAATTTAATTGAAAGCTACGACAGGCTTTTTGAATTTGCGACAAAACATCTTTTGGACAAGTTTTATCTTGAAGACGGAAAAATAAGGCTTTCTCTCAGAAACATCCTTGCCCGCGAAATGATTGTGAATACTTTGATGCACAGAGAATTTTCAAGCGGCTATCAGGCAAAATTCATTATCGAAAAAGACAGAATGTATGTGGAAAATGCAAACCGCGCAATAAAAGACGGAATAATCACTCCAGAAAATCTTGAGCCTTACGCAAAAAATCCGGTTATAGCATCATTCTTTAGGAATATCGGTTATTCGGACAAGCTTGGTTCTGGCGTAAGAAAGCTGTTCAAATATTCATATAAATATTCGGGTGCGAATCCAGAATTTTCAGAAGGCGATGTTTTTAGGATTACCGTTCCCCTGAATGATGAATTTTCCTGGGACGCACAAAAAACTCTGACGTTAAAAACCGAACAAGTAACCGAACAAGTAACCGAACAAGTAACCGAACAAGTAAAAAAACTTGTTGAGTGTTTAAAGCCTTGTCCGCTTTCCACTAAAGAAATCCTTCAAGAACTAGGCTTAAAGCACAGGCCAACTTTGATGAATGATTATATAAAACCTGCTATGGCTTTAGGACTGATAGAAATGACACAGCCTGATTCTCCAAAAAGCCCTACACAGAAGTACAAGGTGAAGTTATAG